From the genome of Danio aesculapii chromosome 16, fDanAes4.1, whole genome shotgun sequence, one region includes:
- the coq3 gene encoding ubiquinone biosynthesis O-methyltransferase, mitochondrial, with translation MYSKKFTRLAFGLLADSALKRPLTRNVSSKVKAARSLCSWTVCLHHRQKSQLSNGVTRLNVRSISQSTLDPAEVRKFQAMASKWWDLQGELAALHSMNDLRVPFIRDNLLNVHGVRQLGKPLSGLRILDVGCGGGLLSEPLGRLGADVLGIDPVEDSVRTAELHCSYDPEFRERVRYQACTLEELAEDEAEGFHAIVASEVVEHLADLDAFANCCHQVLKPGGSLFITTINKTNLSYLFGIVAAEQLLRIVPSGTHDWEKFISPEDLERLLESFGFYVEAIRGMMYNPLTGAWSWQQSTAINYALHAVKRKEDPQPDRVWDEKENLEEPGRAKSYS, from the exons ATGTACTCTAAGAAATTTACACGATTAGCTTTTGGACTGTTAGCAGACTCTGCGCTCAAAAGGCCTTTAACCCGAAACGTGTCCTCCAAAGTGAAAGCAGCGCGGTCTCTGTGCAGCTGGACGGTGTGTTTGCATCACCGACAGAAGAGTCAGCTGTCAAACGG AGTGACCCGCCTCAATGTCCGCTCGATCTCTCAGTCCACTCTGGACCCCGCCGAGGTGCGGAAGTTTCAGGCCATGGCGAGCAAGTGGTGGGATCTCCAGGGAGAGCTTGCAGCCCTCCACTCTATGAATGACCTGAGAGTGCCTTTCATACG GGATAATTTGTTGAACGTGCATGGAGTCCGGCAGTTGGGTAAACCTCTGAGTGGCCTCAGAATACTGGACGTGGGCTGTGGCGGAGGCTTGCTGAGCGAG CCACTAGGGAGGCTCGGGGCAGATGTGTTGGGAATCGACCCAGTGGAGGACAGTGTTCGAACAGCAGAGCTGCACTGCTCCTATGATCCTGAGTTCCGGGAGAGAGTTCGCTATCAGGCCTGCACCCTTGAGGAGCTCGCAGAAGATGAAGCAGAGGGCTTTCATGCTATAGTGGCATCTGAGGTGGTTGAACATCTGGCGGATCTGGATGCCTTTGCCAACTGCTGCCATCAGGTGTTGAAG CCCGGTGGTTCTCTATTCATCACCACTATTAACAAAACCAACTTATCATACTTGTTTGGGATTGTGGCAGCAGAGCAGCTGTTAAGGATTGTTCCGAGTGGCACTCATGACTGGGAGAAATTCATCAGCCCAGAGGATCTGGAACGACTGCTGGAGTCTT TCGGTTTCTACGTGGAGGCTATCAGAGGCATGATGTACAATCCTCTCACAGGGGCGTGGAGCTGGCAGCAAAGCACAGCCATCAACTATGCCTTGCATGCGGTTAAACGTAAAGAAGACCCACAGCCTGACCGGGTCTGGGATGAGAAAGAGAATCTGGAGGAGCCAGGTCGAGCCAAGAGTTACAGCTGA